A part of Arachis hypogaea cultivar Tifrunner chromosome 12, arahy.Tifrunner.gnm2.J5K5, whole genome shotgun sequence genomic DNA contains:
- the LOC112726905 gene encoding uncharacterized protein isoform X1 has product MNIDFFKRDIDELIGEFTQNESTTLADMKRVWLSKKFSYIYESSPASNLAFFMQSLYAQCIDLKEIPQVEVTNVKCYMCGTASLSHRLGGLYCLYCLYETQPFKPPFKVYLSLGEVKKLRTLVVDAKANDIKVVPPLVKRMLGRNMFLFGAVDLTEDSVRETVNELQQLQNARIKIAYEKLFHSTPIDNYVHMDLGMEVDLGKLQKMSSEYAQAKNVAIAEASNVLDVTNIKHLSEDKELIGDVVKKITDDWNEQKENFYKQTGCGEDEMDDQELQQLLLDDNEDNED; this is encoded by the exons ATGAATATTGATTTTTTCAAGCGTGACATTGATGAACTAATTGGTGAATTCACTCAG AATGAGTCAACTACTTTGGCTGATATGAAGAGAGTATGGCTTTCTAAGAAGTTCTCCTACATTTATGAATCTAGTCCTGCTAGCAACCTTGCCTTCTTCATGCAATCTCTGTATGCTCAATGTATAG ACCTGAAAGAAATTCCACAAGTAGAAGTCACAAATGTAAAAT GTTACATGTGTGGTACTGCTTCTTTATCACATAGATTGGGCGGCCTTTATTGCCTCTACTGTCTTTATGAGACTCAACCATTTAAACCTCCTTTCAAAGTCTATCTATCCCTTG GAGAGGTAAAGAAACTCAGAACCCTTGTGGTGGATGCAAAAGCAAATGATATTAAAGTGGTACCTCCTTTGGTAAAAAGAATGCTGGGTAGAAACATGTTCCTTTTTGGTGCTGTTGACTTAACGGAGGATTCCGTCAGAGAGACGGTTAACGAACTACAACAATTGCAGAATGCTCGTATCAAAATTGCATATGAAAA ATTATTTCATAGCACACCAATTGACAACTATGTTCACATGGACCTT GGTATGGAAGTTGACCTTGGAAAGCTGCAGAAAATGTCATCCGAATATGCCCAGGCCAAGAATGTAGCCATTGCAG AAGCAAGTAATGTTTTAGATGTTACAAACATAAAGCACCTATCAGAAGATAAGGAACTGATAGGAGATGTTGTGAAAAAGATCACTGACGACTGGAACGAGCagaaagaaaatttttataaacaaacTGGATGCGGAGAGGATGAAATGGATGACCAGGAGCTGCAACAACTACTTCTGGACGACAACGAGGATAATGAAGATTGA
- the LOC112726905 gene encoding uncharacterized protein isoform X2, with the protein MNIDFFKRDIDELIGEFTQNESTTLADMKRVWLSKKFSYIYESSPASNLAFFMQSLYAQCIGYMCGTASLSHRLGGLYCLYCLYETQPFKPPFKVYLSLGEVKKLRTLVVDAKANDIKVVPPLVKRMLGRNMFLFGAVDLTEDSVRETVNELQQLQNARIKIAYEKLFHSTPIDNYVHMDLGMEVDLGKLQKMSSEYAQAKNVAIAEASNVLDVTNIKHLSEDKELIGDVVKKITDDWNEQKENFYKQTGCGEDEMDDQELQQLLLDDNEDNED; encoded by the exons ATGAATATTGATTTTTTCAAGCGTGACATTGATGAACTAATTGGTGAATTCACTCAG AATGAGTCAACTACTTTGGCTGATATGAAGAGAGTATGGCTTTCTAAGAAGTTCTCCTACATTTATGAATCTAGTCCTGCTAGCAACCTTGCCTTCTTCATGCAATCTCTGTATGCTCAATGTATAG GTTACATGTGTGGTACTGCTTCTTTATCACATAGATTGGGCGGCCTTTATTGCCTCTACTGTCTTTATGAGACTCAACCATTTAAACCTCCTTTCAAAGTCTATCTATCCCTTG GAGAGGTAAAGAAACTCAGAACCCTTGTGGTGGATGCAAAAGCAAATGATATTAAAGTGGTACCTCCTTTGGTAAAAAGAATGCTGGGTAGAAACATGTTCCTTTTTGGTGCTGTTGACTTAACGGAGGATTCCGTCAGAGAGACGGTTAACGAACTACAACAATTGCAGAATGCTCGTATCAAAATTGCATATGAAAA ATTATTTCATAGCACACCAATTGACAACTATGTTCACATGGACCTT GGTATGGAAGTTGACCTTGGAAAGCTGCAGAAAATGTCATCCGAATATGCCCAGGCCAAGAATGTAGCCATTGCAG AAGCAAGTAATGTTTTAGATGTTACAAACATAAAGCACCTATCAGAAGATAAGGAACTGATAGGAGATGTTGTGAAAAAGATCACTGACGACTGGAACGAGCagaaagaaaatttttataaacaaacTGGATGCGGAGAGGATGAAATGGATGACCAGGAGCTGCAACAACTACTTCTGGACGACAACGAGGATAATGAAGATTGA